One stretch of Mycolicibacterium fallax DNA includes these proteins:
- the gatC gene encoding Asp-tRNA(Asn)/Glu-tRNA(Gln) amidotransferase subunit GatC produces MSQISRDDVAHLARLARLALTDAELDSFSGQLDAIIDHVGRIQSVDVTGVVATDNPLTDVNVTRPDVVLPGLTQEQALDQAPRAAEGRFAVPQILGESQ; encoded by the coding sequence CACCTGGCGCGGCTGGCCCGGCTGGCGCTGACCGACGCCGAGCTGGACAGCTTCTCCGGCCAGCTCGACGCGATCATCGATCACGTCGGCCGCATCCAATCCGTCGACGTCACCGGGGTGGTGGCGACCGACAACCCGCTCACCGACGTCAACGTCACCCGCCCGGACGTCGTGCTGCCCGGACTCACCCAGGAGCAGGCGCTTGACCAGGCCCCGCGGGCGGCCGAGGGCCGCTTCGCCGTGCCGCAGATTCTCGGAGAGAGCCAGTGA
- a CDS encoding L,D-transpeptidase, producing the protein MWQVTRPRRFRSVLAAMAVVPAVVFGLTGCASESGPTTLADKGLPYTDLLTPKITASVADGDTGVRVNRPLTVSVEDGVLDEVTVEGQNGEEIDGTLSADGRNWESTAQLGFGERYTINARAEGLAGVSDRELAFRTYSPDNLTMPYLVPGDGSTVGIGQPVAIRFDERIPDRKAAEKAITVTTEPPVEGAFYWLSNQEVRWRPEHYWAPGTTVTVKVDTYGVDLGGGMVGQDDTAATFSIGDAVIATADDNTKTLTVRRNGEVIKTMPISMGKDNTPTDNGTYIVGDRHSKLVMDSSTYGVPTNSADGYRTEVSYATQMSYSGIYVHAAPWSVGAQGYSNASHGCLNVSTDNALWFYQNTKRGDIVDVVNTVGSTLPGTDGLGDWNIDWKTWKAGNAG; encoded by the coding sequence ATGTGGCAGGTCACCCGGCCGCGCCGGTTCCGGTCCGTTCTCGCGGCGATGGCGGTGGTGCCCGCGGTGGTCTTCGGGCTCACCGGCTGCGCGAGTGAATCGGGCCCGACGACCCTGGCCGACAAGGGCCTGCCCTACACCGACCTGCTGACCCCGAAGATCACCGCATCGGTGGCCGACGGCGACACCGGGGTCCGGGTCAACCGGCCGCTGACCGTGTCGGTCGAGGACGGCGTCCTCGACGAGGTCACCGTCGAGGGCCAGAACGGCGAGGAGATCGACGGCACGCTCAGCGCCGACGGCCGCAACTGGGAGAGCACCGCGCAGCTGGGCTTCGGTGAGCGCTACACCATCAACGCGCGGGCCGAGGGCCTCGCCGGCGTCAGCGACCGAGAGCTGGCGTTCCGGACCTACTCGCCGGACAACCTGACCATGCCGTACCTGGTGCCCGGCGACGGCAGCACGGTCGGCATCGGGCAGCCGGTGGCGATCCGCTTCGACGAGCGCATCCCGGACCGCAAGGCGGCCGAGAAGGCCATCACCGTCACCACCGAACCTCCGGTCGAGGGGGCCTTCTACTGGTTGAGCAATCAGGAGGTCCGGTGGCGCCCGGAGCACTACTGGGCTCCCGGCACCACGGTCACCGTGAAGGTCGACACCTACGGGGTGGACCTCGGTGGCGGCATGGTCGGTCAGGACGACACCGCGGCGACCTTCAGCATCGGTGACGCCGTCATCGCCACCGCCGACGACAACACCAAGACGCTGACCGTCCGCCGCAACGGCGAGGTCATCAAGACCATGCCGATCTCGATGGGCAAGGACAACACGCCGACCGACAACGGCACCTACATCGTCGGCGATCGGCACTCCAAGCTGGTGATGGACTCGTCGACCTACGGCGTCCCGACCAACTCCGCCGACGGGTATCGGACCGAGGTGTCCTATGCCACCCAGATGTCCTACAGCGGGATCTACGTGCACGCCGCGCCGTGGTCGGTGGGAGCGCAGGGGTACTCCAACGCCAGCCACGGCTGCCTGAACGTCAGCACCGACAACGCGCTGTGGTTTTACCAGAACACCAAGCGTGGCGACATCGTCGACGTGGTCAACACCGTCGGTTCGACCCTGCCGGGCACCGACGGACTGGGGGACTGGAACATCGATTGGAAGACCTGGAAGGCCGGCAACGCCGGCTGA
- a CDS encoding PQQ-dependent sugar dehydrogenase, with amino-acid sequence MNVRDRGRRRLSTAGLAVVLTVVTTAAMTGCARFDNAQSEPFTTRAEGGGGVATTTTPPPPLPGKPFPKQCPAPGVMQGCLETTSGLIMDEAKSALVAERTTGAVKRVSLTAEPTVKMVIPVDPAGDGGLLDIVASPSYVQDRLTFALISTPTDNRVVRIADGDVPKDILTGIPKGANGNAGSLIFSSPTTLLVQTGDAGDPGLAGDPNSKAGKILRIEQPTTVDQAPITTALSGLGAGGGMCIDPKDESLYVTDRSPSGDRMQRITKDSKVSTVWTWPDKPGVAGCVALDGTVVVNLVNTKETVALHLAPDTGAVTGDPEVIRKDRHGHAWSLAVSPDGNIWGATVNRAFGDAGEFDDVVFPLSTSGGGFPRANDEKT; translated from the coding sequence ATGAATGTGCGTGATCGGGGTCGTCGGCGGCTGTCCACGGCGGGTCTGGCCGTCGTCCTCACCGTGGTCACCACCGCGGCGATGACCGGTTGCGCCCGGTTCGACAATGCCCAGTCCGAGCCGTTCACCACCCGCGCCGAGGGTGGCGGCGGCGTCGCGACCACCACCACGCCGCCTCCCCCGCTGCCCGGCAAACCGTTCCCCAAGCAGTGCCCGGCGCCCGGGGTGATGCAGGGCTGCCTGGAGACCACCAGCGGCCTGATCATGGACGAGGCCAAATCCGCGTTGGTCGCCGAACGCACCACCGGCGCGGTCAAGCGGGTGTCCCTCACCGCCGAGCCGACGGTGAAGATGGTCATCCCGGTCGACCCGGCCGGCGACGGCGGGCTGCTCGACATCGTCGCCTCGCCGTCCTACGTTCAGGACCGGCTGACCTTCGCTCTGATCAGCACACCCACCGACAATCGGGTGGTGCGGATCGCCGACGGCGACGTGCCCAAGGACATCCTCACCGGAATCCCCAAGGGTGCCAACGGAAATGCCGGGTCGCTGATCTTCAGCAGCCCGACCACGCTGCTGGTCCAGACCGGCGACGCCGGCGACCCGGGCCTGGCGGGCGATCCGAACTCCAAGGCGGGCAAGATCCTGCGGATCGAGCAGCCGACGACGGTGGACCAGGCGCCGATCACCACCGCGCTGTCCGGCCTGGGCGCCGGCGGCGGCATGTGCATCGACCCCAAGGACGAATCGCTGTATGTCACCGACCGCTCCCCCAGCGGCGACCGGATGCAGCGAATCACCAAGGACTCCAAGGTCTCCACGGTCTGGACCTGGCCGGACAAGCCCGGCGTCGCCGGCTGCGTCGCACTCGACGGGACCGTGGTGGTGAACCTGGTCAACACCAAGGAGACCGTTGCCCTGCACCTGGCCCCCGACACCGGCGCGGTCACCGGCGACCCCGAGGTCATCCGCAAGGACCGGCACGGTCACGCCTGGTCGCTGGCGGTCTCCCCGGACGGCAACATCTGGGGCGCCACGGTCAATCGCGCCTTCGGCGATGCCGGCGAGTTCGACGACGTGGTGTTCCCGTTGTCGACCAGCGGCGGCGGCTTCCCGCGCGCCAACGACGAAAAGACGTAG
- a CDS encoding DoxX family protein: MTSSSDDPRWQRPGSPSLVDPEDDLPSATYGGDFETTAIPPYQGSPGSSSSGMDLLHEPEPLPYVQPAAGRYMSTGPVEIGPPIDDERVRAAGRRGTQDLGLLLLRAGFGALLIVHGLHKIFGWWGGNGLSGLRDSLTEMGYQHADILTYVAAGTQITAGVLLVLGLFTPLAAAAALAYLVNALLAAVASDGGRNLAFFLPAGHEYLLILIVLAASIVLTGPGRYGFDAGRGWARRPFIGSFLALLLGIGVGVGIWFLLNGANPLA; encoded by the coding sequence GTGACCAGCTCATCGGATGACCCACGCTGGCAGCGACCCGGTTCGCCGAGCCTGGTGGACCCTGAAGACGACCTGCCGTCGGCCACCTACGGCGGGGATTTCGAGACGACCGCGATTCCGCCCTACCAGGGCTCGCCCGGCTCCTCGAGTTCTGGGATGGACCTGCTGCACGAGCCGGAACCGCTGCCCTACGTGCAACCGGCCGCCGGCCGCTACATGTCGACCGGGCCGGTGGAGATCGGCCCGCCCATCGACGACGAGCGGGTACGCGCGGCCGGGCGCCGCGGCACCCAGGACCTGGGCCTGCTGCTGCTGCGAGCCGGTTTCGGCGCCCTGCTGATCGTGCACGGTCTGCACAAGATCTTCGGCTGGTGGGGCGGGAACGGCCTGTCCGGGCTGCGTGACTCGCTGACCGAGATGGGCTACCAGCACGCCGACATCCTGACCTATGTGGCGGCGGGCACCCAGATCACCGCCGGTGTGCTGCTGGTGCTGGGCCTGTTCACCCCGCTGGCCGCCGCGGCCGCGCTGGCCTACCTGGTCAACGCGCTGCTGGCCGCGGTGGCCTCCGACGGGGGCCGCAACCTGGCGTTTTTCCTGCCCGCCGGGCACGAATACCTGCTGATCCTGATCGTGCTGGCCGCTTCCATCGTGCTGACCGGCCCCGGCCGGTACGGCTTCGACGCCGGTCGCGGTTGGGCCCGACGGCCGTTCATCGGCTCGTTCTTGGCGCTGCTGCTGGGCATCGGGGTGGGCGTCGGGATCTGGTTCCTGCTCAACGGCGCCAACCCGCTGGCCTGA
- the gatA gene encoding Asp-tRNA(Asn)/Glu-tRNA(Gln) amidotransferase subunit GatA: protein MTSTDLTQLDAATLATGIAAGEISSVAATQACLDRIAATDDTYHAFLHVGAEQALSAAAEVDALVADGKPLPSALAGVPLALKDVFTTTDMPTTAGSKILEGWMSPYDATVTARLRAAGIPILGKTNMDEFAMGSSTENSAYGPTRNPWDTERVPGGSGGGSAAALAAHQAPLAIGTDTGGSIRQPAALTATVGVKPTYGTVSRYGLIACASSLDQGGPCARTVLDTALLHEVIAGHDPRDSTSVHAAVPDVVGAARAGAAGDLRGVRVGVVSQLHRGEGYQPGVLESFNAAVEQLRALGAEITEVDCPHFDHALAAYYLILPSEVSSNLARFDAMRYGLRVGDDGTHSADEVMALTRAAGFGPEVKRRIMIGTYALSAGYYDAYYNQAQKVRTLIADDLDRAYQSVDVLVSPATPTTAFRLGEKVDDPLAMYLFDLCTLPLNLAGHCGMSVPSGLAPDDNLPVGLQIMAPAMADDRLYRVGAAYEAARGPVTKP, encoded by the coding sequence GTGACCAGCACCGACCTGACCCAGCTCGACGCGGCCACGCTGGCCACCGGGATCGCCGCCGGGGAGATCTCCTCGGTCGCGGCGACCCAGGCGTGCCTGGACCGCATCGCCGCCACCGACGACACCTATCACGCGTTCCTGCACGTCGGCGCCGAGCAGGCGTTGTCCGCGGCCGCCGAGGTCGACGCCCTGGTTGCCGACGGAAAGCCGCTGCCCTCGGCGCTGGCCGGGGTGCCGCTGGCGCTCAAGGACGTGTTCACCACGACCGACATGCCGACCACCGCCGGATCGAAGATCCTGGAGGGGTGGATGTCGCCGTACGACGCCACCGTCACCGCGCGGCTGCGCGCGGCCGGCATCCCGATCCTCGGCAAGACCAACATGGACGAGTTCGCCATGGGTAGTTCCACGGAGAACTCCGCCTACGGCCCGACCCGAAACCCGTGGGACACCGAGCGGGTGCCGGGCGGCTCCGGCGGCGGGAGCGCCGCGGCGCTGGCCGCGCACCAGGCACCGCTGGCGATCGGCACCGACACCGGCGGCTCGATCCGGCAGCCCGCCGCGCTGACGGCCACCGTCGGCGTCAAGCCCACCTACGGCACGGTCAGCCGGTACGGCCTGATCGCCTGCGCGTCGTCGCTGGACCAGGGCGGGCCGTGCGCGCGCACCGTGCTGGACACCGCGCTGCTGCACGAGGTGATCGCCGGTCACGATCCGCGCGATTCGACCTCGGTGCACGCCGCGGTGCCCGACGTGGTCGGTGCCGCTCGCGCCGGCGCCGCCGGGGACCTGCGCGGGGTGCGGGTGGGTGTGGTGTCCCAGCTGCACCGCGGCGAGGGCTATCAGCCGGGCGTGCTGGAGTCGTTCAACGCCGCCGTCGAGCAGCTGCGTGCGCTCGGCGCCGAGATCACCGAGGTGGACTGCCCGCACTTCGACCACGCGCTGGCGGCCTACTACCTGATCCTGCCCTCGGAGGTTTCCTCGAACCTGGCCCGCTTCGACGCCATGCGGTACGGGCTGCGGGTTGGTGACGACGGCACCCACAGCGCCGACGAGGTGATGGCGCTGACCCGCGCGGCCGGCTTCGGTCCGGAGGTCAAGCGCCGGATCATGATCGGCACCTACGCGCTGTCGGCGGGCTACTACGACGCCTACTACAACCAGGCGCAGAAGGTCCGCACGCTGATCGCCGACGACCTCGACCGCGCCTACCAGTCTGTCGACGTGCTGGTTTCGCCGGCCACCCCGACCACCGCGTTCCGGCTGGGCGAGAAGGTCGACGATCCGCTGGCCATGTACCTGTTCGACCTGTGCACGCTGCCGCTGAACCTGGCGGGGCACTGCGGCATGTCGGTGCCGTCGGGCCTGGCGCCGGACGACAACCTGCCGGTCGGGTTGCAGATCATGGCGCCCGCGATGGCCGATGATCGGCTGTACCGGGTCGGGGCGGCCTACGAGGCGGCGCGTGGCCCGGTGACGAAGCCGTAG
- the gatB gene encoding Asp-tRNA(Asn)/Glu-tRNA(Gln) amidotransferase subunit GatB, with protein sequence MSSAATADLLDYDDVLATYDPVMGMEVHVELSTATKMFCGCATTFGAEPNTQVCPTCLGMPGALPTLNAAAVESAIRIGLALNCEIVEWCRFARKNYFYPDMPKNYQISQYDEPIAINGYLDVPLEDGSTWRVDIERAHMEEDTGKSLHLGSETGRIAGATESLLDYNRAGVPLIEIVTKPIVGAGDRAPQIARAYVTALREVLRSLGVSDVRMDQGSMRCDSNVSLMPKGTTEFGTRTETKNVNSLKSVEVAVTYEMRRQAAVLTSGGEVFQETRHFHEDGYTSPGRAKETAEDYRYFPEPDLEPVAPSRELVQRLRETIPELPWLVRQRIQQDWGVSDEVMRDLVNNGVVELVAETVAEGAPSEQARAWWGNFLVQKANEAGVAAADLAITARQVAEVIALIADGKLSNKLARQVVEGVLAGEGEPEAVMTARGLALVRDDSLIQSAVDEALAANPDVAEKIRGGKVAAAGAIVGAVMKATKGQADAARVRELVLAACGAE encoded by the coding sequence ATGAGTTCTGCCGCGACTGCCGATCTGCTGGACTACGACGACGTCCTCGCCACCTACGACCCGGTGATGGGCATGGAGGTGCACGTCGAGCTGTCGACGGCCACCAAGATGTTCTGCGGCTGCGCGACCACTTTCGGCGCCGAACCCAACACCCAGGTGTGCCCGACGTGTCTGGGGATGCCCGGCGCGCTGCCCACCCTGAATGCCGCGGCGGTGGAGTCCGCCATCCGGATCGGCCTGGCGCTCAACTGCGAGATCGTCGAGTGGTGCCGGTTCGCTCGGAAGAACTACTTCTACCCGGACATGCCGAAGAACTACCAGATCAGCCAGTATGACGAGCCGATCGCCATCAACGGCTACCTGGACGTGCCGCTGGAGGACGGCAGCACCTGGCGGGTCGACATCGAGCGCGCCCACATGGAGGAGGACACCGGCAAGTCGCTGCACCTGGGCAGCGAGACCGGCCGGATCGCCGGGGCGACCGAATCCCTGCTGGACTACAACCGCGCCGGGGTGCCGCTGATCGAGATCGTCACGAAGCCGATCGTCGGCGCCGGCGATCGCGCGCCGCAGATCGCCCGCGCCTACGTGACCGCGCTGCGTGAGGTGCTGCGGTCCCTGGGGGTCTCCGATGTCCGGATGGACCAGGGTTCGATGCGGTGCGACTCGAATGTCTCGCTGATGCCCAAGGGGACAACCGAATTCGGCACCCGCACCGAGACCAAGAACGTCAACTCGCTCAAGAGCGTCGAGGTGGCGGTCACCTACGAGATGCGCAGGCAGGCCGCCGTGCTGACCTCCGGTGGCGAGGTGTTCCAGGAGACCCGGCACTTCCACGAGGACGGCTACACGAGCCCCGGACGCGCCAAGGAGACCGCCGAGGACTACCGCTATTTCCCCGAGCCGGACCTGGAGCCGGTGGCCCCCAGCCGTGAGTTGGTGCAGCGGCTGCGCGAGACCATCCCCGAGTTGCCGTGGCTGGTCCGGCAGCGGATTCAGCAGGACTGGGGTGTTTCCGACGAGGTGATGCGTGACCTGGTCAACAACGGTGTTGTCGAGCTGGTCGCCGAGACGGTCGCCGAGGGCGCACCCAGCGAGCAGGCCCGCGCCTGGTGGGGCAACTTCCTGGTCCAGAAGGCCAACGAGGCCGGCGTCGCGGCGGCCGATCTGGCCATCACGGCGCGGCAGGTGGCCGAGGTCATCGCGTTGATCGCCGACGGCAAACTGTCCAACAAGCTCGCCCGCCAGGTGGTGGAGGGCGTGCTGGCCGGTGAGGGTGAGCCGGAGGCGGTGATGACCGCGCGCGGCCTGGCGCTGGTGCGTGACGACTCGCTGATCCAGTCCGCGGTCGACGAGGCGCTGGCGGCCAATCCCGATGTCGCCGAGAAGATCCGTGGTGGCAAGGTGGCGGCCGCGGGCGCCATCGTCGGCGCGGTCATGAAGGCCACCAAGGGGCAGGCCGACGCCGCCCGGGTCCGCGAGTTGGTGCTCGCGGCCTGCGGCGCCGAATAG